The proteins below come from a single Ketobacter sp. MCCC 1A13808 genomic window:
- a CDS encoding sensor domain-containing diguanylate cyclase, giving the protein MFNRDEWILEQQNPMISKKKWQTTVDLIAKLYEAPAAYIIQHTSRGLQIVISSSSPINPYPAGKEFAHSESLFSQAVVNSCEQLYVNHATNSKLWKQNPVVQDHNVNSYLGVPIYWPDGSCFGAICVVDFAVTHYNKAFQELIWQFRDIVEADLMLNNQFLQLLELSTKDELSRLLNRRGFFIQAEKHIRLAQRLNQNVGVLYMDLDNLKAINDQHGHRIGDKAICALSTAVRNVLRESDVAGRIGGDEFVVVMLAQDQQALIKLTERIRTELSSLCVGELENIELSASIGSRLYGATELINIDKMVSEVDEIMYREKNLHHAAQSDAG; this is encoded by the coding sequence ATGTTCAATCGTGACGAGTGGATTCTTGAACAACAGAATCCGATGATTTCCAAAAAGAAATGGCAAACCACCGTTGATCTCATCGCTAAACTTTATGAAGCCCCGGCGGCCTACATAATTCAGCACACTTCGCGTGGCCTGCAAATTGTCATCAGCAGCAGCTCTCCCATTAATCCCTACCCGGCGGGAAAAGAATTTGCACACAGTGAATCTCTGTTCAGTCAGGCAGTCGTCAACAGCTGCGAACAACTCTATGTGAACCACGCTACCAACTCCAAGTTGTGGAAACAAAATCCAGTGGTGCAGGATCACAATGTGAACTCTTATCTGGGGGTTCCCATTTACTGGCCTGATGGTTCGTGTTTTGGTGCAATTTGCGTGGTGGATTTTGCGGTCACCCATTACAACAAAGCATTTCAGGAATTGATCTGGCAATTCCGGGATATTGTCGAAGCCGACTTAATGCTGAACAATCAGTTTCTACAATTACTGGAACTGTCCACCAAAGATGAGTTGAGCCGATTACTGAACCGGCGTGGTTTTTTTATTCAGGCTGAAAAACACATCCGCTTAGCGCAACGGCTGAATCAAAATGTCGGTGTCCTGTATATGGATCTGGATAACCTGAAAGCCATCAATGATCAGCATGGCCACCGCATTGGTGACAAAGCGATCTGCGCACTGTCCACTGCTGTGCGTAATGTCCTGCGTGAAAGTGATGTAGCGGGGCGTATCGGAGGCGATGAGTTTGTGGTGGTGATGCTGGCACAGGATCAACAGGCGTTGATAAAACTCACCGAGCGTATTCGTACCGAGCTTAGCAGTTTGTGTGTCGGTGAGCTGGAAAATATCGAGCTTAGTGCCAGCATCGGCAGCCGCCTATATGGTGCAACGGAGCTTATCAACATTGATAAGATGGTATCGGAAGTGGACGAGATTATGTATCGGGAAAAGAATCTTCATCACGCCGCCCAATCCGATGCCGGTTGA
- a CDS encoding TrkH family potassium uptake protein has product MHPAVILRILGMLLMVYSSTMLIPAMVALLYNDGGEKQFLSAFIITLVSGLLCWLPVQNQKQELRVRDGFVIVVLFWTVLGCFGAIPLMLGEHPGMSPTDAVFESISGLTTTGATVVANIDALPKSVLFYRQQLQWFGGMGIIVLAVAILPMLGVGGMQLYRAEAPGPIKDNKLTPRITETAKALWYIYVSLTIACGLAYWLCGMSAFDAIAHSFSTVAIGGFSTHNASIGYYDSAALEMITVVFMLLAGVNFGLHFLAWRRRRLDTYLTDPELRFYITVLLLISALVFIGLLITSEFSQFWVSLRHALFQTVSIATTTGYGIADFSTWHPMLATALLMGSFIGACAGSTGGGIKAIRVFLMFKQGLREMRRLIHPNAVMVIKLSNKAVPDRVIEAVWGFFGIYLISFCVLFLSMLATGLDFVTGFSAVAACMNNLGPGLGEVALHYGNISDTAKWILCFAMLLGRLEIFTLLVLFTPMFWRH; this is encoded by the coding sequence ATGCATCCAGCCGTGATTCTTCGCATATTGGGCATGCTGCTAATGGTCTATAGCAGCACCATGTTGATACCGGCGATGGTGGCGTTGCTGTATAACGACGGCGGAGAAAAACAATTCCTGTCAGCGTTTATCATTACTTTGGTGTCCGGCCTGCTGTGCTGGTTACCGGTGCAGAACCAGAAACAGGAATTGCGGGTACGCGATGGTTTTGTAATCGTGGTGTTGTTCTGGACGGTATTGGGTTGCTTCGGCGCTATCCCCTTGATGTTGGGAGAGCACCCCGGTATGAGTCCGACGGATGCCGTGTTTGAATCCATTTCCGGCTTAACCACCACCGGGGCAACCGTGGTGGCCAATATCGATGCATTGCCAAAATCGGTTTTATTTTATCGCCAGCAACTGCAATGGTTCGGCGGTATGGGAATAATCGTTCTTGCGGTAGCCATTCTGCCCATGCTGGGCGTCGGGGGCATGCAGTTATATCGCGCCGAAGCACCCGGCCCGATAAAAGACAACAAACTCACGCCCCGCATCACCGAAACCGCAAAAGCCCTCTGGTACATTTACGTTTCTCTCACCATCGCCTGCGGCTTGGCGTACTGGCTCTGTGGTATGAGTGCATTTGATGCCATTGCCCACAGTTTTTCTACCGTAGCGATTGGCGGCTTTTCAACCCACAACGCCAGCATCGGTTATTACGACAGTGCCGCGCTTGAAATGATCACCGTGGTGTTTATGTTACTGGCCGGTGTCAATTTCGGGTTGCATTTCCTGGCCTGGCGACGGCGAAGACTTGACACCTATCTGACCGACCCTGAATTACGTTTTTATATTACGGTGCTGTTATTGATCAGCGCGCTGGTGTTTATCGGCTTACTGATCACCAGTGAATTCAGTCAGTTCTGGGTTTCATTGCGTCATGCACTATTTCAAACCGTGTCCATTGCAACCACCACGGGTTATGGCATCGCCGACTTCTCCACTTGGCATCCGATGCTGGCAACTGCACTGTTAATGGGCAGCTTTATCGGTGCCTGCGCCGGTTCCACCGGTGGCGGCATTAAAGCCATTCGCGTGTTTTTGATGTTCAAACAAGGCTTACGGGAAATGCGCCGATTGATTCACCCGAACGCGGTGATGGTGATTAAATTATCCAACAAAGCCGTCCCCGATCGGGTGATTGAAGCGGTATGGGGTTTCTTCGGCATCTATCTCATTAGTTTCTGCGTGTTGTTTTTATCTATGCTCGCTACCGGTCTGGACTTTGTGACCGGGTTTTCAGCGGTGGCAGCGTGTATGAACAATTTAGGGCCGGGCCTGGGTGAAGTTGCTCTGCATTACGGCAACATCAGCGACACCGCCAAGTGGATTTTGTGTTTCGCCATGCTATTGGGCCGGCTGGAAATATTCACGTTATTGGTGCTCTTCACCCCCATGTTTTGGCGTCACTAA
- the trkA gene encoding Trk system potassium transporter TrkA gives MKIIILGAGQVGGTLAANLASEHNDITVVDTDSERLHELQDRYDIRTITGKASFPYVLRQAGADDADMLIAVTNSDEVNMVACQVAYSLHRTPTKIARVRSASYLSKASGLFGNEAFPIDVIISPEQVVTNHITRLIEHPGALQVLDFAEGKLQLVAVKAYFNGPLVGRELRYLRQHMPSVDTRVAAIFRRDRPIIPEGTTVIEADDEVFFIAAKNHIRAVMSELRGLEHNYKKIIIAGGGNIGERLCDALEGRYQVKIIERSIERCTFLAEKLNKTIVIRGNASDQDLLLEESVEDTDIFIAVTNDDEANIMSSMLAKRLGARKVMTLINNPAYVDLVQGGDIDIAISPQQATIGSLLTHVRRGDVASVHSLRRGAAEAIEAIAHGDEKSSKVVGKAIGDIDLPEGTTIGAIIRNDQVLIAHDDIVVESDDHVVLFLVDKRRIQDVERLFQVGITFF, from the coding sequence ATGAAAATCATAATTCTCGGTGCTGGCCAGGTCGGTGGCACACTCGCTGCTAACCTGGCGAGTGAACATAACGATATTACCGTTGTTGATACGGATTCCGAGCGCCTGCACGAATTGCAGGACCGATACGATATTCGCACCATCACCGGCAAAGCGTCCTTTCCCTATGTGCTGCGCCAGGCCGGGGCCGACGACGCCGACATGCTGATTGCGGTCACCAACAGCGATGAAGTCAACATGGTCGCCTGCCAGGTGGCCTATTCACTGCACCGAACGCCCACCAAAATCGCCCGCGTGCGTTCCGCCAGTTATCTTTCCAAAGCCAGCGGCTTGTTCGGAAATGAAGCGTTTCCCATCGACGTCATTATTTCTCCTGAGCAAGTGGTGACGAACCACATTACCCGATTAATTGAGCACCCCGGCGCACTGCAGGTACTGGATTTTGCCGAAGGAAAGCTGCAACTGGTGGCGGTGAAAGCCTACTTCAACGGCCCACTGGTGGGACGTGAACTGCGCTACCTTCGTCAGCATATGCCCTCGGTGGATACTCGGGTTGCAGCGATTTTCCGCCGCGACCGGCCCATTATTCCAGAAGGCACCACGGTAATAGAAGCCGACGATGAAGTGTTCTTTATTGCCGCCAAAAATCACATCCGGGCGGTGATGAGTGAACTACGCGGGCTGGAACACAACTACAAAAAAATCATAATCGCAGGCGGCGGCAATATCGGTGAGCGCCTGTGCGATGCGCTGGAAGGGCGCTATCAGGTTAAAATCATTGAACGCAGCATCGAACGTTGCACCTTTCTGGCTGAAAAGCTCAACAAAACCATTGTCATTCGTGGGAATGCCTCGGACCAGGATTTGTTACTCGAAGAAAGCGTGGAAGACACGGACATCTTTATTGCCGTTACCAATGACGACGAAGCCAACATAATGTCATCGATGCTCGCCAAACGGTTAGGGGCACGTAAGGTGATGACGCTGATCAACAACCCGGCCTATGTGGATCTGGTGCAGGGCGGTGACATTGATATCGCTATTTCGCCACAGCAAGCCACCATCGGCAGTTTGTTGACTCATGTGCGACGAGGGGATGTGGCCAGCGTACACTCCCTGCGCAGGGGTGCGGCGGAAGCCATTGAAGCCATCGCCCACGGTGACGAAAAATCTTCCAAAGTCGTAGGCAAAGCCATCGGCGATATTGATCTGCCGGAAGGCACCACCATCGGCGCTATTATCCGTAACGATCAGGTGCTCATCGCTCACGATGATATTGTGGTGGAGTCCGATGATCACGTCGTGCTGTTCCTGGTGGATAAACGCCGGATTCAAGATGTGGAACGGCTTTTCCAGGTGGGAATTACCTTTTTTTGA
- the rsmB gene encoding 16S rRNA (cytosine(967)-C(5))-methyltransferase RsmB: MSNAATDLNTRALAAQILVQVLPLNRQNLHPRSLSDLLPAVAEKDKDQGLLQELCFGVCRWYTRLDKVATPFIRQPFKSRDADLHALLLLGLYQMLYLRVPDHAAISETVEACRQLNKPWAVKVLNGMLRQAQRNKSNLENTLPDNLAISTAHPKWLVDALTSAWPAQAEKILQANNEPGPMCLRVNRLHGSRDAYLARLNEKQIKARAGEFADSAVYLQQPVDVLELPGFSEGHVSVQDEAAQLSALLLAPQPGDRILDACAAPGGKTGHILELQPALSELVALDVDNTRLQRVQENLTRLQLRATLVHSDLQQYNAGAGLFDRILLDAPCSATGVIRRHPDIKWLRKRADIRQLAETQLRLLNVAFNLLKPGGSLLYATCSALPQENNRVVQLFLAHEPLAHEIKIDADWGQDAGIGRQLFANEKAHDGFYYAHLMREAQGH; the protein is encoded by the coding sequence TTGAGTAACGCGGCAACCGACCTTAATACCCGCGCCCTGGCGGCTCAGATCCTGGTGCAGGTGCTGCCGCTGAATCGCCAGAACCTGCATCCCCGCTCGCTATCGGATCTGCTGCCGGCGGTAGCGGAGAAAGACAAGGATCAAGGGCTGTTGCAGGAACTGTGTTTCGGCGTGTGCCGCTGGTATACGCGACTGGATAAAGTCGCCACACCGTTTATCCGTCAGCCGTTCAAATCCCGGGATGCGGATTTGCATGCCTTACTATTACTCGGCCTGTATCAGATGCTCTATCTGCGGGTGCCGGATCACGCTGCCATCTCGGAAACCGTGGAAGCCTGCCGTCAACTTAATAAACCCTGGGCCGTGAAAGTCCTCAATGGCATGCTGCGCCAGGCACAACGCAACAAAAGCAACCTGGAAAACACATTGCCGGATAACCTGGCCATTAGCACTGCGCACCCGAAATGGCTGGTGGATGCACTTACGTCCGCCTGGCCGGCACAGGCGGAAAAGATTCTGCAGGCCAACAACGAACCCGGCCCCATGTGCCTGCGGGTGAATCGATTGCACGGCAGCCGCGACGCTTATCTGGCTCGCCTGAATGAAAAACAGATTAAAGCCCGGGCCGGCGAATTCGCCGACAGTGCCGTGTATCTGCAACAACCGGTGGATGTACTGGAACTGCCGGGATTCAGCGAGGGCCATGTTTCGGTGCAGGATGAAGCGGCTCAGTTAAGCGCACTGCTGTTAGCACCGCAACCCGGCGACCGGATACTGGACGCCTGCGCGGCACCGGGCGGAAAAACCGGACATATACTGGAGCTGCAACCGGCGTTGTCGGAACTGGTGGCACTGGATGTGGACAACACACGCCTGCAACGGGTTCAGGAAAATCTGACCCGGCTGCAATTGCGGGCCACCCTGGTGCATTCTGATCTGCAACAATACAACGCCGGGGCGGGCCTTTTTGACCGCATTCTGCTGGATGCACCCTGCTCAGCCACCGGGGTTATCCGCCGTCATCCGGATATTAAGTGGCTACGCAAACGCGCCGACATTCGGCAATTGGCTGAGACTCAATTACGCTTATTAAACGTTGCCTTTAACTTATTAAAGCCGGGTGGCAGTTTGTTGTACGCCACTTGCTCGGCTTTACCCCAGGAAAACAACCGCGTGGTGCAACTGTTTCTGGCGCATGAACCGCTCGCTCACGAAATCAAAATTGACGCCGATTGGGGTCAGGATGCCGGTATCGGACGCCAGTTGTTTGCCAACGAAAAAGCACACGACGGATTTTATTACGCGCATTTGATGCGCGAAGCACAAGGACACTGA
- the fmt gene encoding methionyl-tRNA formyltransferase — protein MTSPLKIIFAGTPDFAASSLQAILDSPHQVIACYTQPDRPAGRGRKLTPSPVKALARQQGIPVYQPLNFKPEQTLQQLDDLKADLMVVVAYGLLLPKAVLETPRLGCINVHASLLPRWRGAAPIQRAIAAGDVESGVTIMQMDVGLDTGDMLLKVNTHIQPEDTGGSLHDRLAGLGAKALVHCLDLVATGQLSPEPQPHDLANYAHKLSKDDARLDWRLSATELHNRIRAFNPWPVAHTELEGERVRVWQSALIAGTTTSAAGTLVNVCKEGIDVATGEGVLRLQELQFSGGKRLTVEALLNSKGDWLVAGKQLH, from the coding sequence GTGACATCCCCGTTAAAAATAATATTTGCCGGCACCCCGGACTTTGCCGCCAGCTCGCTACAGGCGATTCTGGACTCACCGCATCAGGTCATTGCCTGTTATACCCAACCCGACCGACCCGCCGGCCGTGGACGCAAACTGACCCCGAGCCCGGTCAAAGCCCTGGCCCGGCAACAGGGTATTCCGGTGTACCAACCATTGAATTTCAAACCAGAGCAAACCCTGCAGCAACTGGATGACTTAAAAGCCGATCTGATGGTCGTGGTGGCTTACGGCTTACTGCTGCCGAAAGCGGTGCTGGAAACCCCGCGCCTGGGTTGCATCAACGTGCATGCCTCGCTGCTGCCGCGCTGGCGGGGTGCTGCCCCGATTCAGCGGGCCATCGCCGCCGGTGACGTCGAATCCGGTGTCACCATAATGCAGATGGATGTGGGGCTCGATACCGGTGACATGCTGCTTAAAGTGAACACTCACATACAACCGGAGGACACTGGTGGCAGCCTGCACGACCGTCTGGCTGGCCTGGGTGCGAAAGCGTTGGTGCACTGTCTCGATCTCGTGGCAACCGGTCAGCTATCACCTGAACCGCAGCCTCATGACCTGGCGAACTACGCTCACAAACTCAGTAAGGATGATGCCAGGTTGGATTGGCGGTTATCTGCGACAGAACTGCATAACCGTATCCGGGCTTTTAATCCCTGGCCCGTCGCCCATACCGAGCTGGAGGGTGAGCGGGTGCGCGTTTGGCAATCCGCACTGATTGCAGGCACCACCACGTCCGCCGCCGGCACCTTAGTGAACGTGTGCAAAGAAGGCATCGATGTGGCGACGGGAGAAGGCGTATTGCGCTTGCAGGAACTCCAGTTCAGCGGCGGTAAACGCCTGACCGTGGAGGCCTTGTTGAATTCGAAAGGGGATTGGCTGGTGGCGGGGAAACAATTGCATTGA
- the def gene encoding peptide deformylase: MAILDILEFPDPRLRTKAKPVTKVDEKIRKLTDDMLQTMYQAPGIGLAATQVNVHQRIVVIDVSEEKDSPLILINPEFEILEGEQDYDEGCLSVPGHYETVTRAEKILLKALDRDGNPYEMECDGLLSTCIQHELDHLDGKLFVDHISKLKRERIRKKLVKEQKERVRVR; the protein is encoded by the coding sequence ATGGCAATACTGGATATTCTCGAATTTCCTGACCCTCGTCTGCGTACAAAGGCCAAACCGGTCACAAAAGTTGATGAAAAAATACGCAAACTGACCGACGATATGTTGCAGACGATGTACCAAGCGCCCGGCATCGGCCTGGCGGCGACACAGGTTAATGTGCACCAACGCATAGTGGTAATCGATGTCAGTGAAGAAAAAGACTCCCCCCTGATTCTGATCAATCCGGAATTTGAAATCCTGGAAGGCGAACAGGATTACGATGAAGGCTGTCTGTCCGTGCCTGGTCACTACGAAACCGTCACACGCGCGGAAAAGATTCTGCTAAAGGCCCTTGATCGCGACGGGAACCCCTATGAAATGGAGTGTGACGGCCTGCTCTCGACCTGCATCCAACACGAACTTGATCACTTGGATGGCAAACTGTTTGTTGACCACATATCCAAACTAAAACGCGAGCGAATCCGGAAAAAGCTGGTAAAAGAGCAGAAAGAGCGGGTAAGAGTACGCTAA
- a CDS encoding LysM peptidoglycan-binding domain-containing protein has protein sequence MMKSFLRLVGGCLLGVAMQASAVELKPGHPDVYPVKQGDTLWDISNAFLSDPWLWPELWQVNPQIDNPHLIYPGDLIKLVYIDGQPVLQVERGPMVFKKGDSIKLTPQVRSEPLASVIPAIPLEHIQSFLKDNRVMTEEEIMASPYILAGDEQHIVMGLHDYMYARGDWSEAHQVYGIYRKGQAYQDPKTKEVLGFAALDMGMARYEKHEDEVARFKITNSKEDIRPGDRLIPTEERKVDSVFYPKAPNGEVDANILSVFSGVRNVSQYDVVVMNYGERDGALVGDVLAVMNKGEVVKDRITQELVKLPDERRGILMVFRTFDKVSYGLILRAEAPLKVGDTVKRPD, from the coding sequence ATGATGAAATCATTTCTCAGGCTGGTCGGTGGCTGTTTGCTCGGTGTCGCCATGCAAGCCTCGGCAGTGGAATTGAAACCGGGGCATCCCGATGTCTACCCGGTGAAGCAGGGAGATACCCTTTGGGACATATCAAATGCGTTCCTTAGTGATCCCTGGTTGTGGCCAGAATTGTGGCAGGTTAATCCGCAGATTGATAATCCCCACCTGATCTATCCTGGCGATCTGATTAAGCTGGTTTACATCGACGGCCAACCGGTTCTGCAAGTTGAACGGGGTCCGATGGTGTTCAAAAAGGGTGACTCCATTAAGTTGACCCCTCAAGTGCGGAGTGAACCCCTGGCATCGGTTATTCCGGCTATTCCCCTAGAACATATCCAAAGTTTCCTCAAAGACAACCGGGTAATGACCGAAGAAGAAATCATGGCGTCCCCTTATATTCTGGCGGGTGACGAGCAGCATATTGTGATGGGGCTGCATGATTATATGTACGCACGGGGTGACTGGTCAGAAGCGCACCAGGTGTATGGCATCTATCGCAAAGGGCAAGCCTATCAGGATCCGAAAACCAAGGAAGTGCTGGGTTTTGCGGCGTTGGATATGGGTATGGCGCGCTACGAAAAACACGAAGACGAAGTGGCGCGGTTCAAAATTACCAACTCCAAAGAGGATATTCGCCCCGGTGATCGCCTGATTCCCACCGAAGAGCGTAAAGTGGATTCCGTGTTCTATCCCAAAGCCCCAAACGGGGAGGTGGATGCCAATATTCTGAGTGTGTTCAGTGGCGTACGGAATGTCAGCCAATACGATGTGGTGGTGATGAATTACGGTGAGCGTGACGGCGCGTTAGTGGGTGATGTGCTGGCGGTTATGAATAAAGGCGAGGTGGTGAAAGACCGCATTACTCAGGAGCTGGTTAAGTTGCCCGACGAACGCCGCGGTATTCTGATGGTATTCCGGACCTTCGATAAAGTCAGCTACGGTCTGATTCTGCGTGCCGAGGCACCGCTGAAAGTGGGTGATACGGTCAAACGTCCCGACTGA
- a CDS encoding mechanosensitive ion channel family protein, whose protein sequence is MDLDRIDLNSLIDKATEMVMLYAPKVLLALITLIVGLWIIGAISKAIEYVLEKRDFDISLRKWLSSILSLLLKFCLLISVVSMIGVQTTSFIAMLGAAGLAVGLALQGSLSNFAGGVLILIFKPYKVGDYIKANGEEGTVEAVDVFYTFLITQDHKHVVLPNGPLANGNLVNYTRDETRRIDLAVGVSYNTEFDDAEKALIDMMKQDERVLADPPPFVGVTDYGDSSINLTVRAWCKTEHYWPLRFAINKQIKPALDAANISIPFPQRDVHMIPAN, encoded by the coding sequence ATGGATCTGGACAGAATAGACCTTAACTCACTCATAGATAAAGCAACCGAAATGGTCATGCTGTACGCGCCGAAAGTACTGTTGGCGTTGATTACCCTTATCGTCGGCTTATGGATTATCGGCGCAATAAGCAAAGCAATAGAATACGTTCTGGAGAAACGGGATTTTGATATATCCCTGCGTAAATGGCTTTCCAGCATTCTGTCTCTGCTACTCAAATTCTGCTTACTCATTTCCGTTGTGTCCATGATCGGCGTGCAAACCACGTCCTTTATTGCCATGCTGGGTGCCGCCGGTCTGGCCGTTGGGTTAGCATTGCAGGGCAGCCTGTCGAATTTTGCAGGCGGGGTTTTAATACTGATATTTAAACCTTATAAGGTCGGTGATTATATCAAAGCCAATGGCGAAGAAGGCACGGTAGAGGCAGTGGATGTGTTCTACACCTTCCTGATTACACAGGATCATAAACACGTTGTATTGCCGAACGGACCGCTAGCAAACGGCAATCTGGTGAACTACACACGGGATGAAACACGCCGCATCGATCTGGCGGTGGGAGTGAGCTACAACACCGAATTCGATGACGCCGAAAAGGCGCTGATTGATATGATGAAGCAAGACGAGAGGGTATTGGCCGATCCACCGCCCTTTGTGGGCGTAACCGATTACGGTGACAGCTCTATTAATCTCACAGTACGGGCCTGGTGCAAGACAGAGCATTACTGGCCATTACGCTTCGCAATTAATAAACAAATTAAACCGGCATTGGATGCAGCAAACATTTCCATTCCGTTCCCGCAGCGCGATGTACATATGATTCCGGCCAATTAG
- a CDS encoding retropepsin-like aspartic protease — translation MEPTQQNQSASNWHRWVKRGLILLLVFASGWWAAWTFPGLQPYAAGSNVGSSYSGDQAVENGAVSASNQSNRLRHGIEQNRFQRLLTGNRIEAVIGFLDSLPADASEMVWAEPLLQQHLLHLMQKQQWKDLDAWIEALLQMNGDNTLYQDLAVDSALVRGDRLAAITELFIAYDSALGEQRRQACRQRIDTLLLNAFQEAQSETPDTLNQNQSLIELLRFALEKQPDYPPFGLMMADALAQSGELNEALYQVQLLPYSEAHQAQVDARILQLEQAIANRDRSRSGIPLYRNADHFVVKVVFDGRVELELMIDTGASITALTPSAIARLQGGTNLIDTGQRLQVHTANGQVAASLFTIDSMQIEDQVQHDVNIIEVNLSNDEVDGLLGMNFLGRYAFSIDQNMARLYLAESRVNGR, via the coding sequence ATGGAACCAACGCAACAAAATCAATCTGCATCGAATTGGCACCGCTGGGTCAAGCGAGGGCTTATTCTTTTGTTGGTTTTTGCGTCAGGTTGGTGGGCTGCGTGGACCTTTCCGGGCTTGCAACCGTACGCAGCCGGATCCAATGTCGGCTCCTCATATAGCGGTGATCAAGCTGTGGAGAATGGCGCGGTATCCGCAAGCAATCAATCCAATAGGCTGCGCCACGGAATAGAGCAAAATCGATTTCAGAGGTTATTGACTGGCAACCGGATTGAAGCGGTTATCGGCTTTTTGGATTCGCTTCCGGCGGACGCTTCTGAAATGGTTTGGGCCGAACCATTGTTACAGCAGCATCTTTTGCATCTGATGCAGAAACAGCAATGGAAAGATCTGGATGCCTGGATCGAGGCATTGTTGCAGATGAACGGAGACAATACCCTATATCAGGATCTTGCCGTGGATTCTGCACTGGTTCGCGGCGACCGTTTGGCCGCGATAACGGAGCTTTTTATCGCTTATGATTCGGCGCTGGGTGAACAGCGTCGGCAAGCATGCAGGCAGCGCATTGACACATTGTTGCTGAATGCGTTTCAAGAGGCGCAGTCAGAAACACCGGACACTTTAAATCAAAATCAGTCGTTGATAGAGCTGCTGCGTTTTGCATTAGAAAAACAGCCGGACTATCCACCGTTTGGTTTAATGATGGCGGATGCGTTAGCGCAGTCCGGAGAATTAAATGAGGCCCTGTATCAGGTGCAGTTGCTCCCGTATAGCGAAGCGCATCAGGCACAGGTGGACGCCAGAATTTTGCAACTGGAACAAGCCATTGCCAACCGCGATCGTAGCCGCAGTGGTATACCCTTGTATCGCAACGCCGACCACTTTGTGGTGAAAGTCGTTTTTGATGGTCGGGTGGAGCTTGAGCTTATGATTGATACCGGCGCCAGTATTACTGCGTTGACGCCTTCCGCCATCGCCCGCTTGCAGGGGGGCACTAATCTCATCGATACGGGGCAACGTTTACAGGTGCATACCGCCAACGGTCAAGTGGCGGCATCGCTGTTCACAATTGATTCCATGCAGATTGAAGATCAGGTGCAACACGACGTTAATATTATCGAAGTAAACCTGAGTAACGATGAAGTGGATGGTTTGCTGGGTATGAACTTTCTGGGTCGGTATGCCTTCTCGATTGATCAGAATATGGCACGGCTGTACCTGGCCGAAAGCCGGGTAAACGGGCGTTAG